CCCAGCAGGGTAACCTTGAGCGCCGTCGCCGTATCGGCAAGGTCAGCGAGCTGGAAGCCGCCGTTGCCGCCGAACCGCTGGCTGGCAACCTGGGTATCGCCCACACCCGTTGGGCGACTCACGGCGCGCCAACCGAACACAATGCCCACCCGCATTTCTCTGGTCATGAACTGGCAGTGGTGCACAACGGCATCATCGAGAACCACGAAGAACTGCGTGAACAGCTCAAGGGCCTGGGTTACGTCTTCAGCTCCGAGACCGACACCGAGGTGATCGTTCACCTGCTGGCGCACACCCTCAAAACCTTGCCGGACCTGGCCGATGCCCTCAAGGCTACAGTCAAGCAACTGCATGGCGCCTACGGCCTGGCCGTGATCAGCGCCAAGCAGCCTGACCGTTTGCTGGCCGCTCGCAGCGGCAGCCCGCTGGTAATCGGCCTGGGCCACGGTGAGAACTTCCTGGCTTCCGACCAGTTGGCCCTGCGCCAGGTTACCGACCGCTTCATGTACCTGGAAGAGGGCGACATCGCCGAAATTCGCCGCGACCAGGTCACCATCTGGGACGTCGCCGGCACTGCAGTGCAGCGCGAGACCGTGCAGTACCACGAAGGTGCCGAAGCTGCCGACAAGGGCGCCTACCGTCACTTCATGCTCAAGGAAATCCACGAGCAACCAACCGTGGTGCAACGCACCCTGGAAGGCCGCCTGGGCAAGGACCACGTCATGGTCCAGGCCTTCGGCCCGCAAGCTGCCGAGCTGTTCGCCAAGGTGCGCAATGTACAGATCGTTGCCTGCGGCACCAGCTACCACGCCGGCATGGTTGCCCGTTACTGGCTGGAAAGCCTGGCCGGTATCCCTTGCCAGGTCGAAGTCGCCAGCGAGTTCCGCTACCGCAAGGTTGTGGTGCAGCCGGACACCCTGTTCGTCTCGATCTCGCAGTCGGGTGAAACCGCCGACACCCTCGCGGC
This portion of the Pseudomonas sp. SORT22 genome encodes:
- the glmS gene encoding glutamine--fructose-6-phosphate transaminase (isomerizing) codes for the protein MCGIVGAVAERNITTILIEGLKRLEYRGYDSAGLAVFTQQGNLERRRRIGKVSELEAAVAAEPLAGNLGIAHTRWATHGAPTEHNAHPHFSGHELAVVHNGIIENHEELREQLKGLGYVFSSETDTEVIVHLLAHTLKTLPDLADALKATVKQLHGAYGLAVISAKQPDRLLAARSGSPLVIGLGHGENFLASDQLALRQVTDRFMYLEEGDIAEIRRDQVTIWDVAGTAVQRETVQYHEGAEAADKGAYRHFMLKEIHEQPTVVQRTLEGRLGKDHVMVQAFGPQAAELFAKVRNVQIVACGTSYHAGMVARYWLESLAGIPCQVEVASEFRYRKVVVQPDTLFVSISQSGETADTLAALRNAKELGFLGSLAICNVGISSLVRESDLTLLTQAGPEIGVASTKAFTTQLVSLMLLTLSLGQVRGTLAAGVEAELVEELRRLPTRLGEALAMDAIVEKTAELFADKHHTLFLGRGAQFPVAMEGALKLKEISYIHAEAYPAGELKHGPLALVDSDMPVVTVAPNNELLEKLKSNLQEVRARGGELIVFADEQAGMSNGEGTHVIAVPHIIDALAPILYTIPLQLLSYYVAVLKGTDVDQPRNLAKSVTVE